In Octopus bimaculoides isolate UCB-OBI-ISO-001 chromosome 14, ASM119413v2, whole genome shotgun sequence, the following are encoded in one genomic region:
- the LOC106877679 gene encoding rhoGEF domain-containing protein gxcI has product MLNVLKKQFQEYNVVLLQVYNSMNEKPGNNIQLLLREQLSGCSQQRLRALQVSLRRYGNDELRISPKDLHSAMQDNDIYLTDRAMTEICMFYQDSLGINYQGVYDCLMETHSTSGRDSVLAMAHKKKGPTIPLEKKVADITERLQKSVTNVETSDVSNIEKYFSENDQYNSQILPETLVLSYINKLDLPIYGALLKNLASYFREEKDITFVRWKPLLNVLDIILKKGDISKVTTALTSAKSYTKSNYKFVKKSSARFKPSLISEIQKRNVYQKNDTKILANKLKESGLHNGTTVANKIENKPQQNGKVECNGHKNIQKVNEQPEEKSLLSHFITESPDDKSINANTNIKNNNNNNNNNNNNNNNNNNIVTGDKNELPNIRFGLRQLALTMTQSIPGNRCKKSFVTPQVTNIPNVPES; this is encoded by the exons ATGCTCAATGTTTTGAAgaaacaatttcaagaatataat GTTGTTTTACTCCAAGTTTACAACAGCATGAATGAGAAACCTGGAAACAACATCCAGTTGTTACTGAGAGAACAATTGAGTGGCTGCAGCCAACAGAGGCTACGGGCATTGCAAGTTAGCTTACGTCGCTATGGAAATGATGAATTGCGAATATCACCAAAAGACTTACATTCGGCTATGCAG GATAATGATATATACCTAACAGACAGAGCcatgactgaaatatgtatgttttaccaggATTCTTTGGGAATAAATTACCAAGGTGTTTATGACTGTTTGATGGAGACACACTCTACCTCTG gACGCGACAGTGTTCTTGCAATGGCACACAAGAAGAAAGGTCCAACAATACCACTAGAAAAAAAGGTAGCTGACATCACTGAAAGACTCCAGAAATCTGTAACGAATGTCGAAACATCAGACGTGTCGAATATTGAAAAGTATTTCTCAGAAAACGATCAATATAACAGTCAAATTTTACCTGAAACCTTG GTTTTATCTTATATCAACAAACTTGATCTACCAATATATGGAGCACTTTTAAAGAATCTTGCTTCGTACTTCCGTGAAGAAAAAGACATTACATTTGTgag ATGGAAGCCCTTACTCAATGTATTAGATATAATACTAAAGAAAGGAGACATTTCAAAAGTGACAACAGCACTAACTTCAGCCAAAAGTTATACTAAGAGTAACTACAAATTTGTAAAG AAATCTAGTGCCAGGTTCAAGCCTTCTCTTATCAGTGAAATTCAGAAGAGGAATGTTTATCAAAAGAATGACACCAAAATATTAGCAAATAAGTTGAAAGAATCAGGACTTCATAACGGAACCACTGTTGCTAATAAAATTGAGAATAAACCTCAGCAAAATGGCAAAGTGGAATGTAATGgtcataaaaatattcaaaaggtGAATGAACAGCCAGAAGAAAAATCATTGCTCTCCCATTTTATTACTGAATCTCCAGATGATAAAAGCATCAatgcaaatacaaatattaaaaataataataacaataataacaataataacaacaataacaacaacaacaataatattgtaaCAGGAGATAAAAATGAACTACCAAATATACGTTTTGGTTTAAGGCAACTGGCTCTTACGATGACCCAAAGTATTCCtggaaacagatgtaaaaaaTCATTTGTAACCCCCCAAGTGACAAATATACCAAATGTCCCAGAGAGTTGA